The genomic segment CGCTCGCCGCCTTTCCCTTTTCCCTCATGGCGAGAAGCCCACCACGTCGTGTCCGCCGCCGACATCCTGGCCGTTGGCGAGATACATGGGGCGCTCGGCGAGGACCTGCCGGTCGCTCTCCATCTTCGCCGCCGCCTCCCTGTCCGCCCCCGCCTCCTCGTTCACGTCGAGGGTGGTCCTGCTCCTCCCCGCCAGACGGTAATCCCCGGTAAATGGGGCCGTGCCGTCGGCGTAAAGGTAGGTGAGCTGGGCCGTGGCGCCGTCGCGCCAGCGGTGGCGGTTTCCGGTCTCCCGTCCGAGGTCGCCGACATAGGGACCGCCGCCGTTGCTGGTGAGCACGTACTTGAACATCACGATCTCGTTCTCGCCTTCATAATCATCCGCCAGACGGGAATAGGGGGTGTTAAGCCCGCTCTCCGCGAAGAGAGCGGCGGTATAGGCGGGGCTGGAAGGCTCCCTGAACCAGGTCCACCAGTGACCTATGTCCGTGCTGCTGCCGATCCTGTCCGGTCCCCACCCGTAGTTGGTGTCGCTCACGAAATAGTTGTTGTCGCGTAAGGCCCTGCCGAGCCCTCCGCCGTCGCCGATCAGCCAGTTTTCGCCGCAGGAATGGCGGATGAACGCCAGTTTCACGGTGCGGGAGGGCGGGGAAGCGCTGTCCGCGGCCGCTTCCATGCGGGAGGCGGACGAACCTCGCGCCGCCGCCTCCCGCGCCGCGCCGGAACCGCCCGCCGCCACGGGGATCCTCGCGGCAAACAGGAGGGGCGGCAGGCCCGTCGCCACCAGCACGGCCGGGAGCGACCGTGCCGTTCGATGGCTTCCAGAAAGCATCATGGCTTGCCCCCTTTCCGCTAAGGCCTCCCTTGAGGTCATGATAACACCTGCGAGGAGGGGGGTCATGGACTCGCCGTCACGATACGGCCGGCATGGAAGAGCTGGATGCAGATCAAAGAGCTTCGGGGGGCCTACGCGGGAATAAGGCCGGGCTCGACTAGCGAGGTGGGGCTTTGAGGTATAGGGGTCGGCGCGTCGGCGCGGCACCCCGCCACGACCGGCAGACCACAACCGGGTCGCTCACCGCCGGAGAAGGCGAAGGGCCGGGGCCGCGCATCATCCAATAGCACGGACCGGCGGCAATCTTGGCAATCCCGGAGAAGGGCAGACGGCCTGAAGGCGCTTGTCGACCCGCCCCATACACGAGCACGGACCGGCGGCGGCGAGCGAGACCCAACCGTTCCCGATAATCCGACTTGTGGTAAGCGCAGCCGCCCGGCTATAAATGTAATAGGAGGGCGGCGGCACCAGTCATACGGCTCCGGGCAGTCTCGTTCGTCACCGGCATCAAGGCACATCCCTCATACGCTTCTCCTTCGCGTATATGCGGTTCGGGCCGGTATGCCGACCGGCATGCCTCGAGGCGACAGGAGGTAATAGATGGAAGAGAGGCTCTGGCACAAGTCGTATGCGCCCGGGGTCCCGTGGAGCGTCGATTACGAAAAACTGACCGTCTCCGAGGGACTGGCGCGTTCCGCCCGCGACTTCCCCGACCGGACCGCCCTCAACTACATGGGGGCGAAGATCTCCTACCGCGAGCTGGACGAGCTGGTCAACCGCTTCGCGCACGCCCTCATGGACCTGGGGATCGGCAGGGGGGACAAGGTGGCCACCATCATGCCCAACATCCCCCAGATGATCATCGTCAACATGGCCGCCTTCCGCATCGGCGCGGTGGTGGTCCTGAACAATCCCCTGTACACCGAGCGCGAGCTGCAGTACCAGCTCGACGACTCCGACGCCAGGATCGCCGTCACCCTCACCCTGCTGGTGCCGCGCATAGAGAAGATCATGCCCCAGACCAGAGTGGAGAAGGTCATCGGCTGCCAGATCAACACCCACCTCCCGTTTCCCAAGAAGCAGCTCTTCCCCTACGTGCGCAAGGCCATGTACAGGAAGATCACGCCCACGGACAAGGTGCTGCGCTACGAGGACCTGATCCGGAAATATCCCGGTGACCCCGTCGAGGACCGGGGGGAATGGGAGGAGCTCTCCACCATCATCTACACCGGGGGCACCACCGGGAAGAGCAAGGGCGTGATGCTCAGCCACAGGAACATCAGCGTCAACGTACAGCAGTTCGCCGCGTGGTTCCCCGACCTGGAGCGGGGAAAGTACTCCCTGGTGGGCACCTTCCCGGTCTTCCACGCCGCGGGCTTCACCGCCTGCCAGAACTTCTTCTGTTGGCAGGCCTGGGAGCACTGCATGATCCCCCGCCCCGAGCCCAAGGCGGTGATCGAGATCCTCAAGAGGGACCGCCCCGATTTCCTGCCCGGCGTCCCCACCATCTTCGTCGGTCTCCTCGCCGACCCGGAGTTCCGCAACATGGACCTCTCTTATATCAAGGGCTTCTTCTCCGGCGCCGCCCCCCTGGCCGCCGATACCATCCGCGACCTCAAGGAGCTCACCGGGGCCACCATCCTCGAGGTCTACGGCCAGACGGAGACCGCCCCCGTAGCCACCGTCACCCCCTGGGGAGGGGAGATCAAACCCGGCACGGTGGGCATACCCGTCCCGGACACGGACATAAAGATAGTGGACCTGGACACCGGGGAGCGCGAGCTGCCCCCGGGAGAGGCGGGCGAGATCATCATCTCCGGCCCCCAGTGCATGATGGGCTATTACAAGAAGCCCCAGGAGACTTCGGAGGCGCTCCGGGACGGCTGGGTGTACACGGGCGACATCGGCTTCTTCGACGATGACGGTTACCTCTCGGTGGTGGACCGTAAGAAGGACATGGTCATCGCGGGCGGCTATAACATCTACCCGGTGGAGATCGACAACGTGCTCTTCGACCACCCCAAGATCCTGGAGGCCTGCGCGGTGGGCGTGCCCGACCCCTACCGCGGCGAGACCGTCAAGGCGTTCATCGTGGTCAAGGAGGGAGAGTCCCTGAGCGAGGAGGAGGTCATCGCCTACTGTAAGGAGAACCTGGCTCCATACAAGGTGCCCACCCGGGTTGAGTTCGTGGACGAGCTCCCCAAGAGCGTGGTGGGAAAGATCCTGCGCCGCGAGCTGCGCGACCGCGAGCTCGAGAGACAGTCCCAAGGCTGACGCCAGGTTCGTCTTTCCGAGGCGCCGGCTCATGGCGGCCGAGGAAGGGGAGAGGGCGGGCCCGGATTTGAACACGCCTCACGTCTAGGGAGTCCAAACCTGTATCGCTTGAGACGGGCGGGATGGCGGGCCAGGTGTTGACGCCGCGCTCATGCCCATGTCTGGCTGTCCGTGTAACCGTTGTTCTCATGCCTGTATCCCACTCTCTTATGCCCAGCACGGAGGGAGCGGGAACCACGGCTTTCAACGCCGCACGGAACGTCAACCCTCATCTCATGCGCGGCGGGAGCGGGAGCAGAGGCGTGCTTCCCTCACGCCGGCGCCTCCCCATGGCGCTTAAAGCCCTCGGACACCGGGGCCGCCCGAGCCGGGGAGAGGCCGCTGCGCGTCCGTTTACAGCCCCGTTCGGCAGGACGATAATTATATAGGGGTCAGTATCCGTCACGGGCCGTTAGCGGAGCGGAGACGGAGTTCAGGAAAACGCTGCCTCGCGAATGAGCAGACAAGGGCAGAGTGCTCCATTCCGGCAAGAAGAACGGGCCCGTAAAGCGAAACCCGTCACGAAGAGACAGGGGCTGAGCGACCATGCGGGGGAAAGTAAGGCGCCAGCGAGGAGGCGGGGCGGACGAAGAAGGAGTGCGCCTGCACCCCTGGAGGTGGTTCGCAGCTTACCTCGCCGTGGCGGCGGCGGTCGCCGCGGCCGGCACCCTCTTCGCCCTTTATCTGCGCGCCGACGTGAGGCGCAGCGCCCAGGATGAGCTCTCCGCCGTGGCCGACCTCAAGGTGGGGCAGATCCGTAACTGGCTGGACGAGCGCCTCGGCGACGCCATGGCCGCCGTGGGAAGCCCCTTTTTCGCGCGCGAGGCGGCCCGCTTCCTGGCCGCGCCCGACGACCCAGAGCGGGCGGCGGAGCTGCTCTGCTGGATGCGGTCGCGCATGGAGAGCAACGGATACAGCGCCCTCTTCTTGCTGGACGCGGAGGGCAGGGGAGCCCTGGACCTCAACCCACGCGGGGAACCCCTGGGAGAATACGCCCGCGACCTCGCGCTCTCCTGCATGGCCGGAGGCGAGGTGGGCGTATCGGATCTCCACCGCGGCGAGGGCTACGGCGAGATCCACATGGACCTGGCGGCCCCGCTGCCGGCGGGAGCGGGCGGGGTTTCCGCCGGAGCGCTGCTCATGCGCATCGACCCCCGCGACTTCCTCTATCCCTTCATCCAGTCCTGGCCCACCCCCAGCGACACGGCGGAGACCCTGCTGGTGCGCAGGGAGGAAGACGAGGTGCTCTTCCTCAACGAGCTGCGCCACCGCGAGGAGACGGCTCTGGAGCTGAGGCTCCCCCTGGCCGATGAGGACCTGCCGGCGGCGCGGGCGGCGCGGGGAGAGGAAGGCGTCGCGGAGGGCACGGACTATCGTGGCGTGCGCGTCCTCTCCGCATCTCGCTCCGTGCCCTGCACGGAGTGGTACCTGGTGGCCAAGGAGGACACCTCGGAGATATATTCACCCCTGACCCTCCGCGTAGGCCTGGTGGTCGCCCTGACCTCCCTCCTGGTGCTCGTCCTGGGGGCGGCCATGGGTCTGGCATGGACGCGACGCCGGGTCCGGCTTTTACGGCGCCAGTACGAGCTGGAGGCGGAGCTGCGCGCCTCCGAGGAGATGTACCGGCTACTCTTCCTGCGCACCCCCATCGGCGTTTTCCACTACGGCAGGGACCTGGTGATCACGGACTGCAACGACCGCTTCGTGGAGATACTGAGGTCCTCGCGGGAACGCCTGGTGGGGCTGGACATGAACACCCTGGGAGACAGGAGAGTGCTCCCCGCCATCCGCGCCGCACTCTCCGGGGCCGAAGGGCTGTACGAGGGCCCCTACTCCGCCACCACCAGCGAGGCCCGCATCCACGTGTCCCTGCGCACCACACCGTTGAGAGACTCCGAGGGCACCATCATCGGCGGCGTGGGCATCGTGGAGGACATCACGGAGCGCCGTATCCTGCAGGAGAAGTTGGAGGAGAGGGAGCTCTTCCTGCGCCGCCTCACCGACAACATGCTGGACCTCATCAGCCAGATCGACGTGAACGGCAACTTCGTCTATCTCAGTCCCTCCAACGAGCGGGTGCTCGGCTACAGGCGGGATGAACTCCTCGGCCACAACGTCATGGAGCTGGTTCACCCCGACGACCTGCCGGCGGTCGCGGAAGCGTACGCCAGGTCCAACCGCGAGCTGGTGCCGGGCCAGGTCGAGTTCCGAGCGAAAAAGGCCGACGGCGCCTTCGTGTGGGTGGAATCGGTGGGGAACCCCCTTTTCAACGAGGCGGGAGAGCTCATCGGGGCCATCTTCGTCACCCGCGACATCACCGAGCGCAAACGCGCGGAGGAGCGCCTGGAGAGGCTCAACCGCTGCTTCCTGGAGCTGGGAGCGGATCCCCTGGAGAACATCGCCCGTATCGTGGACGCCGGAAGGGAGATACTGGAAGCGGATGCCATGCACTACACGCGCATGGTAGGAGGGAGGTTCTTCATCTACCGTACGGGGGAGGGAGGCGGCGGGTTCGAGCCCCTGGACGAGGAGCGCCACCGCCTGTGCCGCGAGATGATCGCCGAGGGCCGTGACCAGCCCGTCCTGGTAGAGGACCTCGGCGCCTCCGGGTACGCGGAATCTCTCCCCGGGGAGGAGGGGGGCGGCGCCGTATCCTGGTTCGCTTTTCCCGTGAGGGTCCACGGCGGGACGGTGGGGGCGCTGGGCATGCTGATCGGCGGCGGGCGGGGCATCGGCGGCGAGGCGCGCGATTTCGCTGGGCTGCTGGCCCGGGCCATCGCGGTGGAGGAGGAGCGCCTGGCCCACGAGGAGGAGCTAAGGGATTTCGTGGACATCGCCTCCCACGAGCTGCGCCACCCCATGACGGTGATCAAGGGGTACGCTTCCACCCTCCTCTCCTACTTCGACCGCATGGACGAGAGGGCCAGGCGCGAGGTGTTGGAGGACATCGAGCGAGGCGTGGACCGCCTGGAAAAACTTGTCTACCAGCTCCTGGACACTGCGCGCATCGAGCGCCGCAAGCTGGCGCTGAACTTGAAGGAGTCCGACCTGGTCCCAGTGGTGGAGGAAGTGGTGCGGGAGATGCGCCAGCGCATCCCCTCCGTTCCCATATCTCTGCGCGTCGCGGAGCCTCAGGGCGCGGTGAGGGTCGATGCCGAGCGCATCTCGCAGGTGCTGGTGATCCTCATCGAAAACGCCGTCAACTACTCCCCTCCGGGCGCGTCGGTGGAAGTGGAGGTATCCGGTGACGGTGAGGGAGCCGCGGCGGTGGCGGTGCTCGACCGCGGGTGGGGCGTGCCCGAGGAGGCACGCGAGAGGATCTTCGAGCGCTTCTACCAGGTAGGGGACGCCGCGCACCATTCCTCGGAGGGCATCGGCCTCGGACTGTATATCGCCCGCGAGATCGTGAAAGCCCACGGCGGGCGTATATGGCACGAGCCCCGCGAGGGAGGGGGATCGGTCTTTCGATTTACGCTGCCCTGAGTCGGCGAGGAGCGTACGCGTGCCTGCGCCTGGACCTCGCCGCGTCCGCCTCCTGCTCGCTCCGCCTCCGTCAAGGCGCATGCACCGTCGCGCTTCCCCACCTTCGGCGCGATCGCTTTCGCGATGCGCGACGGGCGCAGATGAAAACGTGCCGGGCCTATCCGTGGCGTGCTACCAGGTCGGCGGCGATGATGCCCGAGCCGATGGTGGTGGGTACGCCTCCACCCGGGTGAGTCGAGGCCCCCGCCAGATACAGCCCTTCCACGCTCTTCGACCTGGAGCGGGGACGGAAGACGATCTGAGCGCAGAGGTCCTGCTGCAGGCCGTAGATGGCCCCGCCGGGCGAGAGCAGGCGCCGCTCGTAATCCAGGGGGGTGATGACCTCCGCCACCTTCACATGTTCCGCCAGGCCTGGCACCGCCCTGCGGGAGAGATAGGACACGGCGTCCTCCAGGAATCGCGGCTTCTCGCGGTCCCAATCGGTGCCGCTCAGCGCGTAAGGCCCCATCATGATCACGTTTACGGCGTGGCATCCCTCCGGCGCCAGCGAGGGGTCCGACCTGGTCGGCCAGCATACCAGCCCGAACTGTTCCCGGGGAAGAAGGCCTTTCTCCAGGCGGTTCCACCAGTAGTCGTTCATCTCCTCGAAGGGAGCGGTGATGATGGTGTGGTGGGCCTCCAGCGGAGGCTCGTAGTCCACCCCCAGGCAGACCATCACCGCGGAGATGGAGGGACGGTAGCTCTTGATGCCGTAGCGCGCCAGGGGATGGAGGTGCTCCTCGTCCACCAGGTCCAGGTAGAGGGTCTTGGCGTTGACGTTGGAGACCACCGCCAGCGCGCTGATCTCGCTGCCGTCGGCCAGCGCCACGCCCTGCACACGGCGGTCGCGCACCAGGACCCGCTTCACCCTTGCGTTGAGACGCAACTCCATGCCGTGCCTCTCGCCGCAGCGGGCTAGGGCCTGGGGGATGGCGACCATGCCGCCGCGCGGGTACCACACCCCCTCGTGCTCGGTGTACCCGAGGATGGAGAACACCCCCGGGGCGAGCTCCGGCGGGAGCCCCACGTACCAGGACTGGAAGGACATGGTCTCCCTCACCCTGCTGCTCTTGAAGAACTTCCCCAGCACCTCCTGGTAAGAACCGGTAAAGAGGTCCCGGTATTTGAGCAGCCCGGGGCTGGCGCGGAAGATCCTCGCCAGGTCCGAGAAGGAGTTGACAGCGCTGGTGAAGAAACCCTTCTGGGTC from the Actinomycetota bacterium genome contains:
- a CDS encoding long-chain fatty acid--CoA ligase, with the translated sequence MEERLWHKSYAPGVPWSVDYEKLTVSEGLARSARDFPDRTALNYMGAKISYRELDELVNRFAHALMDLGIGRGDKVATIMPNIPQMIIVNMAAFRIGAVVVLNNPLYTERELQYQLDDSDARIAVTLTLLVPRIEKIMPQTRVEKVIGCQINTHLPFPKKQLFPYVRKAMYRKITPTDKVLRYEDLIRKYPGDPVEDRGEWEELSTIIYTGGTTGKSKGVMLSHRNISVNVQQFAAWFPDLERGKYSLVGTFPVFHAAGFTACQNFFCWQAWEHCMIPRPEPKAVIEILKRDRPDFLPGVPTIFVGLLADPEFRNMDLSYIKGFFSGAAPLAADTIRDLKELTGATILEVYGQTETAPVATVTPWGGEIKPGTVGIPVPDTDIKIVDLDTGERELPPGEAGEIIISGPQCMMGYYKKPQETSEALRDGWVYTGDIGFFDDDGYLSVVDRKKDMVIAGGYNIYPVEIDNVLFDHPKILEACAVGVPDPYRGETVKAFIVVKEGESLSEEEVIAYCKENLAPYKVPTRVEFVDELPKSVVGKILRRELRDRELERQSQG
- a CDS encoding PAS domain S-box protein, which gives rise to MRGKVRRQRGGGADEEGVRLHPWRWFAAYLAVAAAVAAAGTLFALYLRADVRRSAQDELSAVADLKVGQIRNWLDERLGDAMAAVGSPFFAREAARFLAAPDDPERAAELLCWMRSRMESNGYSALFLLDAEGRGALDLNPRGEPLGEYARDLALSCMAGGEVGVSDLHRGEGYGEIHMDLAAPLPAGAGGVSAGALLMRIDPRDFLYPFIQSWPTPSDTAETLLVRREEDEVLFLNELRHREETALELRLPLADEDLPAARAARGEEGVAEGTDYRGVRVLSASRSVPCTEWYLVAKEDTSEIYSPLTLRVGLVVALTSLLVLVLGAAMGLAWTRRRVRLLRRQYELEAELRASEEMYRLLFLRTPIGVFHYGRDLVITDCNDRFVEILRSSRERLVGLDMNTLGDRRVLPAIRAALSGAEGLYEGPYSATTSEARIHVSLRTTPLRDSEGTIIGGVGIVEDITERRILQEKLEERELFLRRLTDNMLDLISQIDVNGNFVYLSPSNERVLGYRRDELLGHNVMELVHPDDLPAVAEAYARSNRELVPGQVEFRAKKADGAFVWVESVGNPLFNEAGELIGAIFVTRDITERKRAEERLERLNRCFLELGADPLENIARIVDAGREILEADAMHYTRMVGGRFFIYRTGEGGGGFEPLDEERHRLCREMIAEGRDQPVLVEDLGASGYAESLPGEEGGGAVSWFAFPVRVHGGTVGALGMLIGGGRGIGGEARDFAGLLARAIAVEEERLAHEEELRDFVDIASHELRHPMTVIKGYASTLLSYFDRMDERARREVLEDIERGVDRLEKLVYQLLDTARIERRKLALNLKESDLVPVVEEVVREMRQRIPSVPISLRVAEPQGAVRVDAERISQVLVILIENAVNYSPPGASVEVEVSGDGEGAAAVAVLDRGWGVPEEARERIFERFYQVGDAAHHSSEGIGLGLYIAREIVKAHGGRIWHEPREGGGSVFRFTLP
- the crtI gene encoding phytoene desaturase gives rise to the protein MPDYDVIVIGAGGGGLSAGAILAREGRRVLVLEQSDRVGGCCSTFEREGYRFDVGASIVEVIHSIEEAFRRLGTTFQEEVDLIPCDPVYSCVLRDGAKVTVPLSLEGTVEALSRLSEEDGGNYPDFARYTGGFLAETQKGFFTSAVNSFSDLARIFRASPGLLKYRDLFTGSYQEVLGKFFKSSRVRETMSFQSWYVGLPPELAPGVFSILGYTEHEGVWYPRGGMVAIPQALARCGERHGMELRLNARVKRVLVRDRRVQGVALADGSEISALAVVSNVNAKTLYLDLVDEEHLHPLARYGIKSYRPSISAVMVCLGVDYEPPLEAHHTIITAPFEEMNDYWWNRLEKGLLPREQFGLVCWPTRSDPSLAPEGCHAVNVIMMGPYALSGTDWDREKPRFLEDAVSYLSRRAVPGLAEHVKVAEVITPLDYERRLLSPGGAIYGLQQDLCAQIVFRPRSRSKSVEGLYLAGASTHPGGGVPTTIGSGIIAADLVARHG